ACAGGGTTTTAGGGCTGTCAAATTCCTGGTCACCAACCAACAGGGTGACAATCTGGACAGTAACCGTGGTTACCGCTTTTAGGGGATTGGCTGTCAGGTTGGCACTCAATCCCGCGGCCATAACCACGATCATGGTTTCGCCAATGGCCCGGGAAACCGCCAGCAGGATACCGCTGACAATGCCGGGCAGGGCGGCGGGGATCACCACCTTGCGGATGGTTTCCGACTTGGTCGCCCCCAGGCCGTAGGAACCGTCACGCAGGGATTGGGGGACGGCGTTGATAACATCATCGGAGAGCGATGAGATGAAGGGTATAATCATTACGCCCATCACCAAGCCTGCCACCAGGGCGCTTTCCGTTGACACGGAGAGGCCCAGATGGGCACCGGCATCACGAATAAACGGGGCAACGGTCAGGGCGGCAAAAAAACCGTAGACTACCGTGGGGATGCCGGCCAGTATTTCCAGCAGGGGTTTGACGATGGTGCGCATCTGCCGGTGGGC
Above is a genomic segment from Pseudomonadota bacterium containing:
- the pstC gene encoding phosphate ABC transporter permease subunit PstC, whose product is ILFEALRFFKAIPVADFLFGLHWSPQMAIRADQVGSSGSFGAIPIFTGTAMIAGIAMMVAVPLGLMSAIYLSEYAHRQMRTIVKPLLEILAGIPTVVYGFFAALTVAPFIRDAGAHLGLSVSTESALVAGLVMGVMIIPFISSLSDDVINAVPQSLRDGSYGLGATKSETIRKVVIPAALPGIVSGILLAVSRAIGETMIVVMAAGLSANLTANPLKAVTTVTVQIVTLLVGDQEFDSPKTLSAFALGLVLFVVTLLLNIIALQVVKKYREQYE